A stretch of the Lolium perenne isolate Kyuss_39 chromosome 3, Kyuss_2.0, whole genome shotgun sequence genome encodes the following:
- the LOC127341757 gene encoding CBL-interacting protein kinase 5, whose translation MERKATILMNRYELGRMLGQGTFAKVYHARNLASNQSVAIKVIDKEKVLRVGMIEQIKREISIMRLVRHPNVVQLHEVMASKSKIYFAMEYVRGGELFGRVARGRLKEDAARKYFQQLIGAVDFCHSRGVYHRDLKPENLLVDEHGNLKVSDFGLSALKECQKQDGLLHTTCGTPAYVAPEIINKKGYDGEKADIWSCGVILFVLLAGYLPFQDSNLMEMYRKISRGDVRYPQWFTSDARKLLPRLLDPNPNTRITMDKLIEHPWFKKGYKPAVMLGTPRSSNSLNDVQAAFSTDHKEAEEPDSPLKPVSLNAFDIISLSKGFDLSGLFEQNQEQKASSRFMTHKPASAIVSKLEQIAETESFKVKKQDGLVKLQGSKEGRKGQLAIDAEIFEVTPSCYVVEVKKSAGDTLEYERFCKKDLRPSLKDICWSTQAEEKLPSLPPLTPSSKSITRNAI comes from the coding sequence ATGGAAAGGAAGGCCACAATCCTCATGAACCGGTACGAGCTCGGCCGCATGCTCGGGCAAGGCACCTTCGCTAAGGTGTACCATGCACGCAACCTTGCGTCCAACCAGAGTGTCGCCATCAAGGTCATCGACAAGGAGAAGGTGTTGCGTGTCGGCATGATTGAGCAGATCAAGCGGGAGATCTCCATTATGCGCCTTGTTCGCCACCCCAACGTCGTCCAGCTGCATGAGGTCATGGCCAGCAAGAGCAAGATATACTTTGCCATGGAGTACGTCCGGGGCGGCGAACTCTTTGGCAGGGTAGCCAGGGGCCGGCTCAAGGAAGATGCTGCAAGGAAGTACTTTCAGCAGTTGATAGGGGCTGTAGACTTCTGCCACAGCCGTGGTGTCTATCACCGCGACCTCAAGCCGGAGAACCTTCTCGTGGATGAGCATGGAAATCTCAAGGTGTCTGACTTTGGGCTGAGTGCCCTCAAGGAGTGTCAGAAGCAAGACGGGCTGCTGCACACGACATGTGGCACACCTGCATATGTTGCACCAGAGATAATCAACAAGAAGGGCTATGACGGAGAAAAGGCAGACATATGGTCTTGTGGTGTCATACTCTTTGTTCTGCTCGCCGGCTACCTCCCGTTCCAAGACTCAAATTTGATGGAGATGTACCGAAAGATCAGCAGAGGAGATGTCAGGTATCCACAGTGGTTCACTTCTGATGCCCGGAAGCTTCTACCCAGGCTGCTCGATCCAAATCCAAACACAAGGATCACCATGGACAAGCTGATTGAGCACCCCTGGTTCAAGAAAGGGTACAAACCAGCAGTGATGCTGGGAACGCCACGTAGCTCGAACAGCCTCAATGATGTCCAGGCTGCTTTCAGCACTGACCACAAGGAGGCAGAAGAACCAGATAGCCCTTTGAAGCCAGTGAGCTTGAATGCTTTTGACATCATCTCCCTTTCCAAAGGATTTGATCTTTCAGGCTTATTTGAGCAGAATCAAGAGCAGAAGGCGAGCTCGCGGTTCATGACCCATAAACCGGCGTCAGCAATAGTGTCAAAGCTGGAGCAGATAGCAGAGACAGAGAGCTTCAAGGTGAAGAAGCAGGACGGACTGGTGAAGCTGCAGGGATCCAAAGAAGGGAGGAAGGGGCAGCTTGCGATCGACGCGGAGATCTTCGAAGTGACGCCATCCTGCTATGTTGTTGAGGTGAAGAAGTCGGCAGGGGACACACTGGAGTACGAAAGGTTCTGCAAAAAGGACCTGAGACCTTCGCTCAAGGACATCTGCTGGAGCACGCAGGCAGAGGAAAAACTTCCATCACTACCACCTCTAACTCCTTCCTCTAAGTCGATCACAAGAAATGCCATTTAA
- the LOC127341756 gene encoding protein MALE DISCOVERER 2: MGGARWAPLLIFVSLLLLHVQAWPGAAPLNGEGLALLELRARVEGDPHGVFDDWDPMGNNPCSWSGVQCSDGKVEILNLTGRELAGTLAPQIGSLQGLRSLLLPKNNFHGQIPREFGGLSALEVLDLSANNLDGAIPKELGAMPLLKQISLHNNQFQDGFYSFDIQDRAAKQACCLRRKLGCWLVSMNWISFNGVRGKYCTDLPNLGAPHIMQNLQSFASAMSRRLLREAGNLPALSGNDLANSKEIPRPVDVLSLGSGSFSAFPKSNGPLLPESVQNVDPATVKQLSAAVTQSADKESSGAKYSKWIYVLIFPAAILLIVVPILICRKQGHASMGPWRTGLSGPLQKAFVTGVPKLNRPELEAACEDFSNILNTFPSCTVFKGTLSSGVEICVVSTSISSIKDWPKSAETLFRKKIDTLSRVNHKNFVNLLGYCIENQPFMRMMVYEYAPNGTLSDHLHVKVYEHLDWAARMRIIMGMAYCLQYMHHELEPPVAVNDMRSDAIFMTDDYAAKIAYVGMWKELADKAKAAKEDGSSSRSESAPDLTGNIFCFGALLMEIITGKLPEQDDHESICTWAAEHLKAKRYTELVDESLQDHKANELEAVCEVIQECTDPDPTRRPEMRDVTGKLREVLAITPEGAGPRLSPLWWAELELLSIKSS; encoded by the exons ATGGGCGGTGCGCGGTGGGCGCCCCTCCTGATCTTCGTCTCCCTCCTGCTGCTCCACGTGCAGGCATGGCCCGGCGCCGCTCCGCTCAACGGCGAAG GATTGGCTTTGCTGGAGCTTAGGGCCAGGGTGGAGGGAGATCCCCATGGAGTCTTCGATGATTGGGATCCCATGGGCAACAATCCCTGCAGCTGGTCCGGCGTCCAATGCTCTGACGGCAAAGTGGAGATTCT GAACTTAACAGGTCGAGAACTAGCTGGAACTCTCGCACCTCAGATCGGAAGCCTACAAGGTCTAAGATCGCT tttacTTCCCAAGAACAATTTCCATGGACAAATTCCCAGAGAGTTTGGAGGGTTATCTGCACTTGAAGTACTGGATTTGAGTGCCAACAACTTGGATGGAGCAATTCCAAAAGAACTGGGTGCAATGCCACTGCTCAAACAGAT ATCGCTTCATAATAACCAGTTCCAAGATGGCTTCTATTCTTTCGACATACAAGATAGAGCTGCCAAGCAAGCATGCTGCTTGAGAAGAAAACTAGGTTGCTG GCTGGTGTCTATGAATTGGATTTCTTTCAACGGCGTCCGCGGGAAATATTGCACCGATCTACCAA ATCTTGGTGCGCCACACATCATGCAGAATTTGCAGTCCTTTGCAAGTGCCATGAGCCGCAGGCTGCTCCGTGAAGCTGGCAATCTGCCTGCTCTTTCAGGGAATGATCTGGCAAATTCAAAAGAAATCCCGAGACCTGTTGATGTTCTATCTCTAGGGAGTGGTTCATTTTCTGCGTTCCCGAAATCGAACGGACCGTTGCTTCCAGAATCTGTTCAGAATGTTGATCCTGCAACAGTGAAGCAGCTATCTGCAGCAGTAACCCAATCAGCTGACAAAGAGTCATCTGGTGCAAAGTACAGCAAGTGGATTTATGTGCTCATTTTCCCAGCTGCAATATTACTCATTGTTGTGCCAATTTTGATTTGCCGGAAGCAAGGGCATGCATCGATGGGCCCCTGGAGAACAGGACTGAGTGGGCCACTTCAAAAGGCATTTGTAACAG GTGTTCCAAAGCTAAACAGGCCAGAACTTGAAGCAGCTTGCGAGGATTTCAGCAACATCCTTAACACTTTCCCTAGCTGTACTGTGTTCAAGGGGACATTATCTAGCGGCGTTGAGATCTGTGTTGTCTCCACTTCCATTTCATCAATCAAAGACTGGCCCAAGAGTGCAGAAACGCTCTTCAGAAAAAAG ATAGATACACTGTCAAGAGTCAACCACAAGAACTTTGTCAATCTACTCGGATATTGCATAGAAAATCAACCATTCATGAGGATGATGGTGTACGAGTATGCTCCAAATGGAACTCTATCTGATCATCTTCATG TCAAGGTGTATGAGCATCTGGACTGGGCTGCGAGGATGAGGATCATCATGGGCATGGCCTACTGCCTCCAGTACATGCACCATGAACTTGAACCACCTGTGGCTGTAAACGATATGCGCTCTGACGCAATCTTTATGACAGATGACTATGCTGCCAAA ATTGCTTATGTTGGCATGTGGAAAGAACTCGCAGACAAAGCGAAAGCTGCAAAGGAGGATGGCAGTAGTAGTCGCTCTGAATCTGCTCCCGATCTCACGGGCAACATCTTCTGCTTCGGCGCGCTTCTGATGGAGATCATAACTGGAAAGCTTCCTGAACAAGACGATCATGAATCTATCTGCACCTGG GCTGCAGAGCATCTCAAAGCCAAGAGGTACACCGAGCTTGTCGACGAGTCGCTCCAGGATCACAAGGCCAACGAGCTTGAGGCCGTCTGCGAGGTGATCCAGGAATGCACCGACCCTGACCCGACGCGGAGGCCAGAGATGAGAGACGTCACGGGCAAGCTCAGGGAAGTCCTTGCCATCACGCCGGAGGGGGCGGGGCCGCGGCTCTCACCCCTCTGGTGGGCTGAGCTCGAGTTACTGTCCATAAAGTCGAGCTAG